From one Caldithrix abyssi DSM 13497 genomic stretch:
- the gatB gene encoding Asp-tRNA(Asn)/Glu-tRNA(Gln) amidotransferase subunit GatB — MEYEAIIGLEVHTQLLTETKIFCGCSTKFGAEPNSQTCPVCLGMPGVLPVLNKKVVEFAVLLGLATHCQIRRYNRFARKNYFYPDLPKGYQISQFEEPICENGYLEIETESGKKRIGLIRIHMEEDAGKSVHDETYVQANESLIDLNRCGTPLLEIVSAPDIRSPQEAHAYLAKLRQLVRYLGISDGNMEEGSFRCDANISVRPVGQKEYGTRTELKNMNSFAHVQKALEYEIARQTELLKAGKQVEQQTLLWDADNNVARAMRGKEESHDYRYFPEPDLVPIHIDVQWFDQIQKALPELPEEKFQRFTVDYKLPEYDARLLTESREVADYFERVAQLFNDFKMISNWMLGEVARALNEQKISITEFKLAPQTLADLLKAIKNKVISGSAAKKVFEYLLQNDSSVEQAIEKLGLKQISDESQIEQFVVQVIEQHPAEVESFKAGKTKVIGFLVGQVMRLSRGKANPQLVNQLLQKKLNG; from the coding sequence ATGGAATACGAAGCGATAATCGGGCTGGAAGTCCACACCCAACTTTTAACCGAGACCAAAATCTTTTGCGGTTGTAGCACTAAATTCGGCGCGGAACCCAATTCGCAAACCTGTCCTGTTTGTCTGGGCATGCCGGGCGTGTTGCCCGTTTTAAATAAAAAAGTGGTGGAATTTGCCGTGCTGCTCGGCCTGGCAACCCATTGCCAGATCAGAAGATACAATCGTTTTGCCCGTAAAAATTATTTTTATCCAGACCTGCCCAAGGGTTATCAAATTTCGCAGTTTGAAGAACCCATTTGTGAAAACGGCTATCTGGAAATCGAAACGGAAAGCGGTAAAAAGCGCATCGGTTTAATCCGCATTCACATGGAAGAAGACGCCGGTAAGTCGGTTCATGACGAAACATACGTGCAAGCCAACGAGTCGTTAATTGATCTTAACCGCTGTGGGACGCCATTGCTTGAAATTGTCAGCGCGCCGGACATTCGTTCGCCTCAGGAAGCGCATGCCTATTTAGCGAAGTTGCGCCAGCTTGTTCGCTACCTTGGCATCAGCGACGGAAATATGGAAGAAGGCAGTTTTCGCTGCGACGCCAATATCAGCGTTCGACCGGTGGGGCAGAAAGAGTACGGAACGCGCACCGAACTTAAAAACATGAACTCTTTTGCTCACGTGCAAAAGGCGCTGGAATATGAAATTGCCCGCCAAACAGAGCTGTTAAAAGCCGGTAAACAGGTGGAGCAACAAACCCTGCTGTGGGATGCGGACAATAATGTGGCCCGCGCCATGCGTGGTAAAGAAGAATCGCACGACTACCGCTACTTTCCGGAGCCGGATCTGGTTCCCATTCACATTGATGTACAATGGTTCGATCAAATACAAAAGGCTTTGCCCGAGCTGCCGGAAGAAAAATTTCAGCGATTTACCGTCGATTACAAGCTGCCAGAGTACGATGCCCGTCTGCTGACCGAAAGTCGCGAGGTGGCGGATTATTTTGAACGCGTCGCCCAGCTATTTAACGATTTTAAGATGATCAGCAACTGGATGCTTGGAGAGGTTGCCCGCGCTTTAAATGAACAAAAAATAAGCATTACCGAATTTAAACTGGCCCCGCAGACTTTAGCCGATCTTTTAAAAGCCATTAAAAACAAAGTGATCAGCGGCAGCGCCGCCAAAAAGGTTTTTGAATATTTGCTGCAAAATGACAGCAGCGTTGAACAGGCCATTGAAAAGCTGGGATTAAAGCAGATTTCCGATGAAAGCCAGATCGAACAATTTGTGGTGCAGGTTATCGAACAGCATCCTGCCGAGGTGGAAAGCTTTAAAGCGGGTAAAACCAAGGTCATTGGATTTTTAGTGGGACAGGTGATGCGCCTTTCCAGAGGTAAAGCCAATCCGCAGCTGGTCAACCAACTGTTGCAAAAGAAATTGAACGGATAG